One stretch of Emys orbicularis isolate rEmyOrb1 chromosome 5, rEmyOrb1.hap1, whole genome shotgun sequence DNA includes these proteins:
- the DDIT4L gene encoding LOW QUALITY PROTEIN: DNA damage-inducible transcript 4-like protein (The sequence of the model RefSeq protein was modified relative to this genomic sequence to represent the inferred CDS: deleted 1 base in 1 codon; substituted 1 base at 1 genomic stop codon) has product MRGERSGRVERCLGNGVGRRRSTDSRKREGFHLTQEKNIQGDELETAWXCVLDCVTKLQDSFFHLLTGNKPERRKDLLEVRVYFKMVATSNLSSKSTACISELLYQGFHHANISDFDYWDYVVPEPNLTEVVFEERTCQSLVKMLENCLSKSKQTKLHCSKVLIPEKLTKKIAQDVLRLSSTEPCGLRGCIIHVNLEIGNVCKKLDKIIYDPSVVPTFELTLVFKQDCCSWPSFRDFFFTRACFTSGSKRTLILSPGFRLIKKKLYSLIGTVIEEC; this is encoded by the exons ATGAGAGGGGAAAGATCTGGCAGAGTAGAACGCTGCcttgggaatggggtggggagaaggaggagcacGGACAG TAGGAAGAGGGAAGGCTTTCATTtgacacaagaa aaaaatattcaaggGGATGAGTTAGAAACGGCATGGTAGTGCGTCTTGGATTGTGTAACTAAACTCCAAGACTCCTTTTTTCATCTCTTAACAGGCAA TAAACCAGAAAGGCGTAAAGATCTGTTGGAGGTTAGAGTGTACTTTAAAATGGTTGCAACTAGCAATTTAAGCAGTAAAAGCACTGCATGCATTTCAGAATTGCTATACCAAGGCTTTCACCACGCAAACATAAGCG ACTTTGACTACTGGGATTACGTTGTGCCTGAACCCAACCTTACTGAGGTGGTGTTTGAGGAGAGAACCTGTCAGAGTTTAGTTAAAATGTTGGAGAACTGCCTATCCAAATCAAAGCAGACCAAACTTCACTGCTCAAAGGTTCTGATACCAGAAAAACTAACCAAGAAAATAGCTCAAGATGTATTGCGGCTTTCTTCAACTGAGCCCTGTGGTTTGAGAGGTTGCATTATCCATGTCAATTTAGAAATTGGAAATGTATGTAAAAAGCTGGATAAGATTATCTATGACCCCAGTGTTGTTCCTACTTTTGAACTGACACTTGTGTTCAAGCAGGACTGTTGCTCATGGCCCAGTTTCAGGGACTTTTTCTTTACCCGAGCTTGTTTCACATCTGGCAGCAAACGTACTCTGATTCTGAGTCCTGGGTTTcggcttattaaaaaaaaactttactcCTTGATTGGGACAGTCATTGAAGAATGCTAG